In the genome of Streptomyces aquilus, the window CCGACGAGCCGCCCTGGGCCAGGAACGGCATCGCCATGCCGGTCAGCGGGATCAGCCCGGTCACCCCGCCCGCGATGACGAACACCTGCAACGCCACGATCGAGGCGAGCCCGACCGCCAGCAGCCGCCCGAAGGGGTCGCGCAGGGAGAGCCCCGCCCGGTAACCGCGCTCCACCAGCAGCCCGTACAGCAGGAAGATCGCCGACAGCCCGGCCAGCCCCAGCTCCTCGCCGGCCGTCGCCAGGATGAAGTCCGACTTGGCGGCGAAACCGATGAGGATCGAGTGCCCCAGCCCGAGCCCGGTGCCCATGGTGCCGCCCGCGGCGAACGCGAACAGCGACTGCGACAGCTGGTTGGGGCCCTGACCGGCCTCGATGGTGGCGAAGGGATGCAGCCAGTCCTGCACCCTGCTGTGCACATGCGGCTCCAGCCAGCCGACCGCGACCGCGCCCAGCGAGGCCAGCAGCAGCCCCACCGCGATCCACCCGGTCCGCCCGGTGGCGACGTACAGCAGCACCACGAACAGCCCGAAGAACAGCAGCGACGTCCCGAGGTCCCGCTCCAGGACCAGCACCACCACACTCAGCAGCCAGATCGCCACGATCGGTCCGAGCACCCGCCCGGTCGGCAGCTGGAGCCACCAGATCCGGCGCCCGGCGTAGGCGAGCGCGTTGCGGTTGGCGGCGAGATAGGCGGCGAAGAAGACCGCGAGGAGCACCTTCGCGAACTCGCCCGGCTGGATGGAGAACCCGGCGATCCGGATCCAGATCCGGGCCCCGTTCACGGCCGGGAAGGCGATGGGCAGGACGAGCAGCGCGAGGGCGGCGGCGACGCACACGTAGGAGTACCGCTGGAGCACCCGGAAGTCCCGCAGGAACAGCGCGGTGACGATGAACAGCGCCACGCCGACCGTGGACCACACGAGTTGGGTGGGCGCCGCCCGGTCGCCCGGGGTCTCCAGGTCGAGCCGGTAGATGAGGACCAGGCCGAGGCCGTTGAGCAGGACGCCGATCGGCAGGAGCAGCGGATCGGCGTACGGCGCCCGGTAGCGCACCGCGAGATGCGCGACCAGCGCGAGCACGCCGAGCCCGGCGCCGTAACCGGCGGCGCCGGGCGGGACGGTGCCGTGTCGGGCGAGGCCCACCGCGCAGTAGCCGTACACGGAGAGCAGTACGGCGACGACGATGAGGGCGAGTTCGATGCCCCGGCGCCGGGGGAGGCGGACGGCGGGAGCGGGGGGATCCGCTCGCACCACGGTGGTTCCGGCCTTGGTCATGTCCGGAACCTACCCAAATAGGGAGACTTGTCTTCCCGATTTCCCTGGTCTTCCTAGCACCAGCGTGGCGCCGCCCCGATGTTGTCGATGTACCGCGCGGCGCCCCAGGCCCAGGTGCCGTCCGTGAGGAGGTACCAGAGCGGGTTGCCGTTGATGGTCTGGCCGGGCGTCTTGCAGAAGATCGAGACGATCTCGCCCTTGTGCGCGGTCCGGATGATCTGCGACCCGCGGTTCGGTGCGCTGCGCAGATTCAGCGTGCTCGCGGTGACCACGCCTTTGTAGAGGCGGGGGTTCTCCTGCTGGTGGTGCCCCCAGTCACCGCGTGCACCGTCCCAGTCGTCGTTCGCGACGGCGGGCACGGCGGCAGCGGCGGCGAGCAGGGCGCCGGCGGCGAGGGATATGGAGAGACGGGAGCGCAGCGACATGACGGAACCTCCACGAAGGGGGCGAACTTGACTAATCGCCACATTAGGAGGGGTGGTTCGGGGCCGCCTTTCTGACTGGGCCGTCAGGGGTGCGGGGACCCGAGCAGGGTGAGTACGGCGACGGCTCCTCCGTCGGCGGCGTTCCGGAACCTCAGCTCCGCCCCCAGCACCTCCGCCTGCCCGACCGCGATCGTCAGCCCCAGCCCATGCCCCTTCGATCCCCCCTCGGTCCGGAACCGCTGCGGCCCGTGCTCGACGAGGTACTCCGGATATCCGTCCCCGTGATCCCGAACGGTCACCGTCGGCCCGTCCACGGTCAGGGAGACCGGCGCCCTCCCGTGCCGGTGCGCATTGGCCACCAGGTTCCCCAACACCCGCTCAAGGCGCCGCCGATCCGTCTCGACGACGACACTCCGCACGACCCTGACCTCCGTGTCGGTCCCCGACGCCCGCACCACCCGCTCCGCCAGCGCCCCGAGCGACACCGCGTCCAGATCCAGCCGCTCCCGCCCCGTGTCCAGGCGTGAGATCTCCAGCAGATCCTCCGTCAGCGTCCGCAGCGCGGCCACCCGGTCCCGCACCAGCTCCGTCGGCCGCCCCGGCGGCAGCAGTTCCGCCGCCGCGTGCAACCCGGTCAGCGGCGTGCGCAACTCGTGCGCCACGTCGGCCGTGAACCGCTGCTCGCTCAGCAGCTTGCCCTGCAACGAGGCCGCCATGGAGTCCAGCGCGGCGGCCACCGCGGCCACCTCGTCCTGCGGCCGCGTCGGATCCTTCGTGCGCGGGTCGTCGACGCGCGCGTCCAGGTCACCGCCGCTGATCCGCCGGGCCACCCGCGCGGTGGCGTGCAGCCGCCGGGTCACCCGGGTCACCGCGAACGCCCCCACCAGCAGCGTCGCCCCGATGGCGAGGGCCGAGGACCACAGGATGGCCCGGTCGAGCGCGTTGATCGTGCGGGCCTGCTGGGAGTAGTCGACGACGACCGCGAGCGCCCGGTCGCCGTCGGCCGGACCGGCCGCCCACATCGTGGGGCGCCCCTCGTGGTCGGCGACCATCGTGCCCCGGTGGCCCGCCACCGCCAGCGCCCGCAGCGACGTGGGCAGCCCCGGCGGGTCGACGCCCGCACCCGGCAGCAGGCTGTCCCCGGCCTCGTACGCCTCGGTCGCGTCCGCCAGCCGGGACAGCGCCAGGTCACGGGCCTGGCCGACGGTCTGGTTGGTCACCGAGACATGCACGAGGATGCCGAGCAGCGCGGCCAGCGCACAGCACATGACGGTGATGAAGGCGGCGGCCTTCAGGGCGAGCGTGCCGGTCCACCGGGGGAGCGCGAGCCTCATCAGCGGGTCGCCGAGGGGGAGGGAGAGGGGGAGGCCGAGGCGGAGGGGGAGGCCTTCGGCCCCTTCCCGAGGTGCAGCATCTCGTCGTGGGTGAGCAGAAAGAGGTGCTGGTCCGGGTCCCAGGTCCACTGGAACCGGTACTCGTAGTCCGCGAGGTCGGACGGCGCGTGGATGATCACCGAGTGCCCGGCCAGCTCGACCTGGCTCACCGCGTCGTCGTTGCTCATGACCTGCACCAGCCGGCCGCCCTGGACGGTGTAGACGCGGACGGCGGTCTGGTTGCCCGGCAGCAGCCGGAAGCCCAGCGTCAGATCCGCGTGGCCGTCGCCGGTGAGGTCGCGGTAGTACGCCTTGAGGACCGGGCAGCGGCTGTCCGCCGGTGTCCTGCCGCAGTACGCCATCCGGCGGGTCGTCTCGTGGTAGGTGGCCTTGGAACCGGAGTAGTCGTCCGGGTGCTGGGAGATCTCCGCCTGCACGACGGCCACCGGGTCCACCTTGCGCACGTCGCCACCGGGCACGGCGATGCCCTTCATGACCTCGGTCTCGCCGTCGTCGTAGTTCCAGGCGGGGCTCGACGCCGGCGTCAGCTGCGGCCACAGCTTGGCCGGGCTGGTCGCGGTCGGGGTGGACCCCGCGGCCTGGAGGCCGCCCGCGTCACCGCAGCCCGCGGCGGTGGCCAGCAGCAGGGCGGCGGCGAGGGCGGTTCGGACGGGGCGTGGCACTGTGCTCCAGGGGCGGACGGGGCGGAACCGGGGCGGACGGGGCGGCGAGGGATGCTACCGGCGGCCCCGTACGCGGGACGACGACCGGCCCGTACACCTTATTCGTACGGAAGTCCTTTTTGCGCACCCGTCCGGGGCGGGCGTCATTCGGCCAGCTCCTCCAGCAGCCGTGCCGTGGGCAGTCCGGCCCGTAGATAGTCGACGAACAGGTCGTTGTGCAGCGCCCAGGGGGAGCGACGGTCCCGGATCGTGCGGATCGCCTCCTCGGCGGAGTGCCCGGCACGGATCAGGGCGTGCGCCACGACCAGCCCCGAGCGGTTGTAGCCGTGATAACAGCGGACGAGGACCTTGCGGCCCTCGTCGATCGCCTCGCTCGCGGCCTGTGCCAGCCGGATCACGCCCGCGAGCTGGGTCCCGTCCAGAGGCCCGTCGGGTATCGGCCACACATGGTGCTCCACGCCGGGGTCGGGCCCGTGCCCCGGCAGTCTCAACAGGGTCTGGACGAGGTCGAACTCGTCCCGTACGACGGCGAACTCGCGCTGCCCCGAGGGCCCCCTGAACTCGTGCCCGCCCATCCACAGTCCGGGCACGATCTCGTTCCAGGGGTGGTCCGGGGCCGGTACGTCGGGCTGCTTCCTGCGGGTACGCAACAACGCCTCCCCAAGTCCCCACACCCCACCACCGTGCCGACCTTCCTCAAAGGTAACCGCCTTCTTGCCCCTGGAGCACCCCGCCTGTTCCCATGGTCAGGGGGTGATGGTGCATGAGCGGACTGCGCGTCATACCGACCTGGCAGCACGGCCAGGAGCGGCTCTACGTGTGCCTGACGGACGGGCGGAACGTCGCCTGGTACGACAGGGAGGCGGCCCGGGTGAACCTGCTCAGCGAGGCGAGCAGGGAGGACGTCCTGGAGGTGCTCGGCCCGTTCCTGACGGGCCCGGTCGCGGTGGGGCCACCCCCCGTCCCGACCCCCGCGGAACTGGCCCGGCTCA includes:
- a CDS encoding FtsW/RodA/SpoVE family cell cycle protein: MTKAGTTVVRADPPAPAVRLPRRRGIELALIVVAVLLSVYGYCAVGLARHGTVPPGAAGYGAGLGVLALVAHLAVRYRAPYADPLLLPIGVLLNGLGLVLIYRLDLETPGDRAAPTQLVWSTVGVALFIVTALFLRDFRVLQRYSYVCVAAALALLVLPIAFPAVNGARIWIRIAGFSIQPGEFAKVLLAVFFAAYLAANRNALAYAGRRIWWLQLPTGRVLGPIVAIWLLSVVVLVLERDLGTSLLFFGLFVVLLYVATGRTGWIAVGLLLASLGAVAVGWLEPHVHSRVQDWLHPFATIEAGQGPNQLSQSLFAFAAGGTMGTGLGLGHSILIGFAAKSDFILATAGEELGLAGLSAIFLLYGLLVERGYRAGLSLRDPFGRLLAVGLASIVALQVFVIAGGVTGLIPLTGMAMPFLAQGGSSVVTNWAIVALLIRVSDSARSQFDGEVAA
- a CDS encoding SH3 domain-containing protein, encoding MSLRSRLSISLAAGALLAAAAAVPAVANDDWDGARGDWGHHQQENPRLYKGVVTASTLNLRSAPNRGSQIIRTAHKGEIVSIFCKTPGQTINGNPLWYLLTDGTWAWGAARYIDNIGAAPRWC
- a CDS encoding sensor histidine kinase, with protein sequence MRLALPRWTGTLALKAAAFITVMCCALAALLGILVHVSVTNQTVGQARDLALSRLADATEAYEAGDSLLPGAGVDPPGLPTSLRALAVAGHRGTMVADHEGRPTMWAAGPADGDRALAVVVDYSQQARTINALDRAILWSSALAIGATLLVGAFAVTRVTRRLHATARVARRISGGDLDARVDDPRTKDPTRPQDEVAAVAAALDSMAASLQGKLLSEQRFTADVAHELRTPLTGLHAAAELLPPGRPTELVRDRVAALRTLTEDLLEISRLDTGRERLDLDAVSLGALAERVVRASGTDTEVRVVRSVVVETDRRRLERVLGNLVANAHRHGRAPVSLTVDGPTVTVRDHGDGYPEYLVEHGPQRFRTEGGSKGHGLGLTIAVGQAEVLGAELRFRNAADGGAVAVLTLLGSPHP
- a CDS encoding protein-tyrosine phosphatase family protein codes for the protein MRTRRKQPDVPAPDHPWNEIVPGLWMGGHEFRGPSGQREFAVVRDEFDLVQTLLRLPGHGPDPGVEHHVWPIPDGPLDGTQLAGVIRLAQAASEAIDEGRKVLVRCYHGYNRSGLVVAHALIRAGHSAEEAIRTIRDRRSPWALHNDLFVDYLRAGLPTARLLEELAE